Proteins co-encoded in one Kribbella qitaiheensis genomic window:
- a CDS encoding carbohydrate ABC transporter permease: MTTTLNPPPLLEATTPVPTHRGTKKKKDKGRGYETRSLVSPMSLQTWHGKLVYWTVLVVVVIGFTIAFVFPLFWMVTGALKSPEELAQIPPSFFPKHFDFGVYADAWDQLQLGVFLKNTALYAGGAWLFTLAVDVTAAYALSKLRPFFGKLILGLMLATLMIPPMVLLLPTYLVAKDVPLFHFNLLNTPWAIWLPAAANGFFIFLLKRFFDSIPRELLEAAEIDGASPMRILWSIVLPVSRPILGVVSILSVVTVWKDFVWPLLVLPETDKMSISVGIASLSAQMPQNVLIASLVIASIPTILVFFIFQRSIMAGLTAGSLKG, translated from the coding sequence ATGACCACCACTCTCAACCCGCCACCGTTGCTTGAGGCAACCACACCGGTGCCGACGCATCGCGGTACGAAAAAGAAGAAGGACAAGGGCCGTGGTTACGAGACCAGGAGTCTCGTCTCGCCGATGTCCTTGCAGACCTGGCACGGCAAGCTGGTCTACTGGACCGTTCTGGTCGTCGTCGTGATCGGCTTCACCATCGCGTTCGTGTTCCCGCTGTTCTGGATGGTGACCGGTGCGCTGAAGTCGCCGGAGGAGCTGGCGCAGATCCCGCCGAGCTTCTTCCCCAAGCACTTCGACTTCGGCGTCTATGCGGACGCCTGGGACCAGTTGCAGCTCGGCGTCTTCCTGAAGAACACCGCCCTGTACGCCGGGGGCGCGTGGCTGTTCACGCTCGCCGTCGACGTGACCGCGGCGTACGCGTTGTCCAAGCTGCGGCCGTTCTTCGGCAAGCTGATCCTCGGCCTGATGCTGGCCACGCTGATGATCCCGCCGATGGTGCTGCTCCTGCCGACCTACCTGGTGGCCAAGGACGTTCCGCTGTTCCACTTCAACCTGCTCAATACTCCCTGGGCGATCTGGTTGCCGGCGGCAGCGAACGGGTTCTTCATCTTCCTGCTGAAGCGGTTCTTCGACTCGATCCCGCGTGAACTGCTGGAGGCGGCCGAGATCGACGGCGCGTCGCCGATGCGGATCCTTTGGTCGATCGTCCTGCCGGTCTCCCGGCCGATCCTGGGAGTCGTCTCCATCTTGTCGGTGGTGACGGTCTGGAAGGACTTCGTCTGGCCGCTGCTGGTGCTGCCGGAGACCGACAAGATGTCGATCAGCGTCGGCATCGCGTCGCTGTCCGCGCAGATGCCGCAGAACGTGCTGATCGCGTCGCTGGTGATCGCCAGCATCCCGACGATCCTCGTCTTCTTCATCTTCCAGCGCAGCATCATGGCGGGCCTGACCGCCGGAAGCCTCAAAGGCTGA
- a CDS encoding glycoside hydrolase family 13 protein yields the protein MSDTWWRGAAIYQVYLRSFADGNGDGIGDLAGLRAKLPYLAELGVDAIWLNPWYPSPMADGGYDVADYRAIEPSFGTLAEAEAYIAEAHALGIRTIIDIVPNHGSDQQDWFVAALAAGPGSVERERFIFRPGRDGGLPPNDWQSIFNGPAWTQVADGEWYLHLFAPEQPDFNWRNPEVVEEFHDILRFWLDRGVDGIRIDSAAVLFKDLDSVEESYTDHDEVHEVYRGWRQITDSYEGRFLVGEMWMPDQERFALYLRQDEMQTAFNFDFLSRPWDADELRASIDLTLTTHVPIGAPPTWVLSNHDVTRPVTKYGRPDTSFSHQNRKHGMETDPVLGERRARAAALLAMALPGGLYVYQGEELGLPEVENLPDELLQDPLWARSGGSDRGRDGCRVPVPWSGKEPPFGFGAGTPWLPQPADWKNLTVESQHDDQNSMLALYRNGLRIRRTDLGDGTLTWLDSAPDILLFARDSGLKCIVNLSPASVDLPPHIDLLLTSNPLEDGKLPTDTTAWLR from the coding sequence ATGTCGGATACATGGTGGCGCGGAGCGGCGATCTACCAGGTCTATCTGCGCAGCTTTGCCGACGGCAACGGTGACGGGATCGGCGATCTCGCCGGCCTGCGGGCCAAGCTGCCGTACCTCGCGGAGCTGGGCGTCGACGCGATCTGGCTGAACCCGTGGTACCCGTCGCCGATGGCCGACGGCGGGTACGACGTGGCCGACTACCGGGCGATCGAGCCGAGCTTCGGCACCCTCGCCGAGGCGGAGGCCTACATCGCCGAGGCGCACGCGCTGGGGATCCGGACCATCATCGACATCGTCCCGAACCACGGATCGGACCAGCAGGACTGGTTCGTCGCCGCGCTGGCGGCGGGTCCGGGATCGGTCGAGCGGGAGCGGTTCATCTTCCGGCCGGGCCGCGACGGAGGTCTGCCACCGAACGACTGGCAGTCCATTTTCAACGGGCCGGCTTGGACGCAGGTGGCCGATGGGGAGTGGTACCTGCACCTGTTCGCCCCCGAGCAGCCGGACTTCAACTGGCGCAACCCGGAGGTGGTCGAGGAGTTCCACGACATCCTGCGGTTCTGGCTGGACCGCGGCGTCGACGGGATCCGGATCGACAGCGCGGCGGTGCTGTTCAAGGACCTGGACAGCGTCGAGGAGTCGTACACCGACCATGACGAAGTACACGAGGTGTACCGCGGCTGGCGGCAGATCACCGACAGCTATGAAGGCCGGTTCCTCGTCGGCGAGATGTGGATGCCGGACCAGGAGCGGTTCGCGCTCTACCTCCGCCAGGACGAGATGCAGACCGCCTTCAACTTCGACTTCCTGTCCCGGCCGTGGGACGCCGACGAGCTGCGTGCCTCGATCGACCTCACGCTGACCACCCACGTGCCGATCGGCGCCCCACCCACCTGGGTGCTGTCGAACCACGACGTGACGCGACCGGTCACGAAGTACGGGCGTCCGGACACGTCGTTCTCACACCAGAACCGCAAGCACGGGATGGAGACCGACCCGGTGCTCGGCGAGCGCCGGGCCCGCGCTGCCGCGCTGCTCGCGATGGCGTTGCCCGGTGGGCTGTATGTCTACCAGGGTGAGGAGCTAGGCCTGCCCGAGGTCGAGAACCTGCCGGACGAGCTGCTCCAGGATCCGCTCTGGGCCCGCTCCGGCGGATCCGACCGGGGTCGCGACGGCTGCCGCGTCCCGGTCCCGTGGTCCGGCAAGGAGCCCCCGTTCGGCTTCGGGGCCGGTACGCCGTGGTTGCCGCAACCCGCCGACTGGAAGAACCTCACCGTCGAGTCCCAGCACGACGACCAGAACTCGATGCTGGCCCTCTACCGCAACGGCCTGCGCATCCGGCGTACGGATCTCGGCGACGGAACGCTGACCTGGCTCGACTCAGCGCCGGACATCCTGCTCTTCGCCCGCGACTCCGGCCTGAAGTGCATCGTCAACCTCAGCCCCGCCTCGGTCGACCTGCCGCCCCACATCGACCTACTCCTCACCAGCAACCCCCTGGAGGACGGCAAACTCCCCACCGACACAACCGCCTGGCTCCGCTGA
- a CDS encoding carbohydrate ABC transporter permease: MAVLTAKPPVRRSLPEGAARRAVGRNLTAYGFLCGALICFAFFSWYPMIREIILSFQSTNFVDPAKWVGFDNFRTVFADSAFRSAWLNTAAFSGLALVVGYVVPFVLAVVLNELRHAKAYLRFVVYLPVMLPPAVGVLLFKWFYDPGAGLFNQILDGFGLPPLSWLDSTSTALISLVIVSTWMNLGTGTLIYLAALQSIPGELYESAELDGAGLFRRVWHVTVPQTKLILLVMMLLQIVATMQVFIEPYLLTGGGPENATVTVAYLMYQYAFNFGDFGGGGALGLMLMVVLMVFSAIYLRVSRDNQS; encoded by the coding sequence ATGGCGGTACTGACCGCGAAGCCGCCGGTGCGCCGTTCCCTTCCTGAGGGAGCGGCGCGCCGCGCGGTCGGCAGGAACCTCACGGCGTACGGGTTCCTCTGCGGCGCCTTGATCTGCTTCGCCTTCTTCTCCTGGTATCCGATGATCCGCGAGATCATCCTGAGCTTCCAGAGCACCAACTTCGTCGACCCGGCCAAATGGGTCGGCTTCGACAACTTCCGGACCGTGTTCGCGGACTCCGCCTTCAGATCGGCCTGGCTGAACACGGCCGCGTTCAGCGGCCTCGCCCTGGTCGTCGGGTACGTCGTACCGTTCGTGCTGGCCGTGGTCCTGAACGAGCTCCGGCACGCGAAGGCGTACCTGCGCTTCGTGGTGTACCTGCCGGTGATGCTTCCGCCGGCGGTCGGCGTACTGCTGTTCAAGTGGTTCTACGATCCGGGCGCCGGCCTGTTCAACCAGATCCTGGACGGCTTCGGCCTCCCTCCGCTGAGCTGGCTGGACTCCACCAGTACGGCGCTGATCTCGCTCGTCATCGTGTCGACCTGGATGAACCTCGGCACCGGAACGCTGATCTACCTGGCCGCCCTGCAGAGCATCCCGGGTGAGCTGTACGAGTCGGCCGAGCTGGATGGCGCCGGGCTGTTCCGCCGCGTCTGGCACGTGACGGTCCCGCAGACCAAGCTGATCCTGCTGGTGATGATGCTGCTGCAGATCGTCGCCACCATGCAGGTGTTCATCGAGCCGTACCTGCTGACCGGCGGTGGACCGGAGAACGCGACCGTGACGGTGGCGTACCTGATGTACCAGTACGCCTTCAACTTCGGCGACTTCGGCGGCGGTGGCGCGCTCGGCCTGATGCTGATGGTGGTGCTGATGGTGTTCTCGGCGATCTACCTGCGGGTCTCGCGGGACAACCAGAGCTAG
- a CDS encoding type II toxin-antitoxin system HipA family toxin, whose amino-acid sequence MDDDRLIVYLNGARAGELAQNSQGRISFTYDEEYRTRRETVPLSLSMPKARTTFPPKAVRAFIAGLLPDSEPALERLASKYGVSPNNPYALLRNIGRDAAGAVQILQADVASTDAATHQNNIEWLSTDDLDSTLADLAQSPDTWDPGRDVGRWSLAGAQSKIALFRSEDGRWGIPRDSTPTTHILKPSMPNYGGHHLNEYLCLRAAQLAGLEAAKGELLASDRFEVLISHRYDRLRTAGRWQRLHQEDMCQALSVHPALKYQSEGGPGVPQLADLLASNGLSVGRRNNQHRLFDYLVYNVTIGATDAHAKNYSVLLSFNDIRLAPLYDVASILPYNLEPGLRSAMKIGDNWEMAKVSESDWTAVGRRLGMTRDESIHRARTIQLAVPAAIHQAATEPAVPDALIAGARRIAELITAHAEGRRDAWGRVASP is encoded by the coding sequence ATGGACGATGACCGACTGATCGTCTATCTCAATGGCGCCCGAGCCGGCGAACTGGCACAGAACTCGCAGGGCCGTATCTCGTTCACCTACGACGAGGAGTATCGAACACGACGCGAGACTGTGCCGCTCTCCTTGTCGATGCCCAAGGCTAGGACGACCTTTCCGCCTAAGGCGGTCAGAGCTTTCATCGCAGGTCTGCTACCTGACAGTGAGCCAGCCCTGGAACGCTTGGCAAGTAAGTATGGCGTTTCCCCGAACAATCCTTACGCATTGCTACGGAACATCGGCAGGGACGCGGCCGGCGCGGTCCAGATTCTTCAGGCGGACGTGGCATCAACAGATGCCGCTACCCACCAGAACAACATCGAGTGGCTGTCGACAGACGACCTGGACTCGACGCTGGCCGATCTGGCCCAATCCCCTGACACCTGGGACCCAGGTCGAGATGTCGGCCGTTGGAGCCTTGCAGGCGCGCAAAGCAAGATCGCCCTATTCCGCTCGGAAGACGGACGATGGGGAATCCCGCGCGATTCAACGCCTACCACCCACATACTCAAGCCGTCGATGCCGAACTACGGCGGACACCACCTGAACGAATATCTGTGCCTTCGTGCTGCCCAACTGGCTGGACTGGAGGCAGCCAAAGGCGAACTACTGGCCAGCGACCGCTTCGAAGTCCTCATATCCCACCGCTACGACCGTCTGCGAACGGCAGGCCGCTGGCAGCGCTTACATCAAGAGGACATGTGCCAAGCTCTATCGGTCCATCCGGCGCTGAAGTATCAGTCGGAAGGCGGACCGGGCGTCCCGCAACTAGCTGATCTCCTCGCCAGCAACGGCCTCAGCGTCGGGCGGCGAAACAACCAGCACAGGTTGTTCGATTACCTGGTGTACAACGTCACAATCGGCGCCACCGACGCCCACGCGAAGAACTACTCAGTACTCTTAAGTTTCAACGACATCCGACTCGCGCCGCTCTACGATGTTGCGTCGATTCTTCCCTACAACCTCGAGCCAGGCCTCAGATCTGCGATGAAAATCGGCGACAACTGGGAGATGGCGAAAGTCTCAGAGAGCGACTGGACAGCCGTGGGAAGGCGTCTGGGCATGACTCGTGACGAATCGATCCACCGCGCCAGGACAATCCAACTCGCCGTACCGGCAGCAATTCATCAGGCAGCAACTGAGCCAGCCGTACCAGATGCACTCATAGCGGGCGCACGGCGTATAGCCGAATTGATCACCGCCCACGCGGAGGGTAGACGCGACGCCTGGGGTCGCGTGGCCAGTCCGTAA
- a CDS encoding helix-turn-helix domain-containing protein, whose product MASAIKGRGVPVHTVRDLGAAVRQARTEQNMTQADLAAKVGVSRNWIMRLEKGHPRLETQLVLDAMAAAGVALTTVEDSLDEPTDSAWNEVFADLAVRPRDASTVHPAAGDEQPSDGR is encoded by the coding sequence ATGGCGTCAGCAATCAAGGGCAGAGGTGTGCCGGTACATACCGTGCGAGACCTCGGTGCTGCCGTGCGGCAGGCACGCACCGAGCAAAACATGACCCAAGCCGATCTGGCCGCCAAGGTCGGCGTCTCCAGAAACTGGATCATGCGACTTGAGAAGGGGCATCCCCGACTTGAGACCCAACTGGTACTCGACGCCATGGCAGCCGCAGGCGTAGCACTGACAACCGTGGAAGACTCGCTCGACGAGCCGACCGACTCAGCCTGGAACGAAGTCTTCGCTGACCTGGCCGTCAGACCAAGGGACGCCTCGACCGTTCATCCTGCAGCGGGAGACGAGCAGCCATCAGATGGACGATGA